A stretch of the bacterium genome encodes the following:
- the hflX gene encoding GTPase HflX — protein MEKALLVIPHISKRDEWDIEDVKSELMSLVVSAGGEVSDLLVCPLKEINASYYIGKGKVYEINGRAGELGTEVVIFDCDLSPAQQREIEDIVDIKVIDRTQLILDVFAGRAKSNEGKIQVELAQLNYLLPRLSGKGIELSRLGGGIGTRGPGEQKLEIDRRRIKEKISHLKSRLDILRKRRDNLRTQRRRNALPLISLVGYTNAGKSSLLNALTKSDVLVDNRLFSTLDAVTRRLSLPNNQDVLLTDTVGFLHNLPHGLIESFKATLEEVQGADILIHVIDVSSHLLNEKFKSVNNVLQELGADKKPVINVLNKTDQTPSKKFIERMKDEFPDSVAVSCKTGEGLDNLLCLLTRKLDYLNTTIKLSIPFSRMDIASEISAHGEILEKEFTENGVDIKARLPKFIADRLQGKLNEK, from the coding sequence ATGGAAAAAGCGCTGTTAGTTATTCCTCATATCAGTAAAAGAGACGAGTGGGATATTGAAGATGTCAAGTCGGAATTGATGTCTTTAGTGGTTTCAGCCGGAGGGGAGGTCTCGGATTTGCTGGTTTGCCCGCTTAAGGAAATAAATGCCTCATATTATATCGGTAAGGGTAAGGTTTATGAAATAAACGGCAGGGCCGGGGAATTGGGCACGGAAGTCGTAATTTTTGACTGTGACCTGTCACCGGCCCAGCAGAGAGAAATCGAAGACATTGTTGATATAAAGGTAATCGACAGGACACAGCTGATCCTTGACGTTTTCGCGGGGCGCGCGAAGAGCAATGAAGGAAAGATACAGGTTGAGCTGGCGCAGTTAAATTATTTGCTGCCGCGGCTGTCCGGGAAAGGGATTGAACTTTCGCGTCTGGGCGGCGGGATAGGGACCCGCGGGCCGGGTGAGCAGAAACTGGAAATTGACCGCAGAAGGATTAAAGAAAAAATTTCACATTTGAAATCCAGGCTGGATATTTTACGCAAAAGAAGGGATAATTTGAGGACACAGAGAAGGCGTAACGCACTGCCTTTGATAAGCCTTGTGGGATATACAAACGCCGGCAAATCTTCACTTCTTAACGCCCTGACAAAATCAGATGTATTGGTGGATAACCGCCTTTTCAGCACGTTAGACGCCGTAACAAGAAGATTGTCCCTGCCGAATAACCAGGACGTTCTTCTGACGGATACCGTCGGTTTTCTTCACAACCTTCCTCATGGTTTAATCGAATCTTTTAAGGCCACACTGGAAGAAGTCCAGGGCGCTGATATTCTTATACATGTTATTGATGTTTCCTCGCATTTATTAAACGAAAAGTTTAAATCTGTAAACAATGTCCTGCAGGAATTGGGAGCGGATAAAAAACCGGTTATAAATGTCCTGAACAAGACTGACCAGACCCCATCAAAAAAATTCATTGAAAGAATGAAAGATGAATTTCCCGATTCAGTCGCTGTTTCATGCAAAACAGGCGAAGGGCTGGATAATCTGCTTTGTTTACTCACGCGGAAATTGGACTATCTCAACACCACAATAAAATTATCTATTCCTTTCAGCCGTATGGATATCGCGAGTGAAATATCCGCGCATGGTGAGATATTGGAAAAGGAATTTACCGAGAACGGGGTGGATATAAAAGCGAGATTGCCGAAATTCATAGCGGATAGATTGCAGGGTAAATTAAATGAAAAATGA
- a CDS encoding ComEA family DNA-binding protein produces the protein MFYFTKQEKIIILFLTGAIILGLGVQWARGRGALTSFESVKTERLANHGAVRTINKKININTASIGELDTLPGIGPKIAAEIIKYREKSGGFKVIEDIKKVRGIGEKKFSKIREQITVNDKETK, from the coding sequence ATGTTTTATTTTACCAAACAGGAAAAGATCATTATTCTATTTTTAACCGGCGCGATTATTCTGGGCCTGGGTGTCCAGTGGGCGAGGGGCAGAGGGGCCCTCACTTCTTTCGAATCCGTTAAAACAGAAAGGCTGGCAAATCATGGCGCCGTAAGGACAATAAACAAAAAAATAAATATTAACACCGCCTCAATCGGGGAGCTGGACACGCTTCCGGGAATAGGGCCGAAGATCGCCGCGGAAATTATAAAGTACCGTGAAAAGTCCGGGGGATTTAAGGTTATCGAAGATATTAAAAAAGTCCGCGGTATCGGGGAGAAAAAGTTCAGTAAAATAAGAGAGCAAATCACCGTAAATGACAAAGAAACCAAATAA
- the hemG gene encoding protoporphyrinogen oxidase translates to MKQIAIIGGGISGLSTAYYLKKFLKAKKTDTQIHILEKETNLGGNIITENKNGFIIEGGPDCFISEKPWALKLCRELGLEAELSGTNEENKKTFILVNKKLIEMPEGLMLMIPTKIKPFLKTPLISLKGKIRMGMDLFIPVKKDGTDESLGSFVRRRLGQEALDKIAEPLVAGIHAGDPETMSLKNTFPRFLEMEQKYGSLIKGMIARMNEAQKFTKKTETGSPKVTLFMTLNEGLMQLIDALKLNLLDNTKIMIKNNALSIDKITNGNKVSYNIKTDVFTLKDIDIVVLTTPAYITSGLIKNFDNELSAILENFPYVSAATVSIGFRRKHIQHPLHGFGFVVPKTERRKIMATTWTSSKFPHRCNKDYVLMRGFLGGAANEKMAELEEKEMVETVLNEWKVIMGISAEPVLQKSYRWIKGMPQYVIGHETTVEKIEKLSSRHQGLIINGNYLRGVGIADCIHNSELIALKIAETIIQ, encoded by the coding sequence GTGAAACAAATAGCTATTATAGGCGGAGGGATCAGCGGGCTTTCAACGGCGTATTATTTGAAAAAATTCCTAAAAGCCAAAAAAACCGACACGCAGATCCATATACTGGAAAAAGAAACCAACCTGGGAGGAAACATCATAACTGAAAATAAAAACGGTTTTATCATAGAGGGCGGCCCTGACTGTTTTATATCAGAAAAACCATGGGCGTTAAAATTATGCAGGGAACTTGGGCTTGAAGCGGAACTTTCCGGGACTAACGAGGAAAATAAAAAAACATTCATCCTTGTCAATAAAAAACTAATCGAAATGCCTGAAGGATTAATGTTAATGATACCGACAAAAATCAAACCTTTTTTAAAAACACCGCTAATTTCACTTAAAGGAAAAATAAGAATGGGAATGGACCTTTTTATTCCCGTAAAAAAAGACGGTACAGATGAATCACTGGGAAGTTTTGTCCGGAGGCGTTTAGGACAGGAGGCCCTGGATAAAATTGCTGAACCCCTCGTTGCCGGCATTCACGCCGGAGACCCTGAAACAATGAGCCTGAAAAATACCTTTCCCAGGTTTCTTGAAATGGAACAAAAATACGGTTCGCTGATAAAAGGAATGATTGCACGGATGAATGAAGCACAGAAGTTCACAAAAAAAACGGAAACAGGAAGTCCCAAAGTAACGTTGTTTATGACATTAAATGAAGGCTTGATGCAATTGATAGACGCGTTAAAATTGAACCTGTTGGACAACACAAAAATTATGATAAAAAACAATGCCCTGTCCATTGACAAAATTACTAATGGAAATAAAGTATCATATAACATTAAAACCGATGTCTTCACGTTAAAAGATATTGATATTGTTGTTTTGACTACCCCCGCGTATATTACTTCCGGATTAATCAAAAATTTCGACAATGAACTTTCAGCCATACTTGAAAATTTTCCCTATGTTTCCGCGGCGACCGTTTCAATCGGATTCAGGCGAAAACACATACAACATCCTCTCCATGGATTTGGTTTCGTGGTCCCAAAGACTGAAAGAAGAAAGATTATGGCGACCACATGGACATCATCAAAATTCCCGCACCGCTGTAATAAAGATTACGTCCTGATGCGGGGTTTTTTGGGTGGAGCGGCAAATGAAAAAATGGCTGAACTGGAGGAAAAAGAAATGGTTGAAACTGTATTGAATGAATGGAAGGTAATAATGGGTATTTCCGCCGAACCCGTCCTTCAAAAATCATACCGCTGGATAAAGGGCATGCCCCAGTATGTTATCGGCCATGAAACCACAGTTGAAAAAATTGAGAAATTATCTTCCAGGCACCAGGGACTTATTATTAACGGGAATTATCTAAGAGGGGTCGGGATTGCCGACTGCATTCATAATTCGGAATTAATCGCGCTAAAAATCGCGGAAACAATAATTCAATAA
- a CDS encoding DUF4404 family protein, with product MVNTTITKIEEKIRESETINKDNKKELLRLLSDLKSEVSALRENREDDARSIAHFAEISAHETTRKEKNPNLIKSSLEGLTASIEGLEVSHPKLTETVNSIARILSNMGI from the coding sequence ATGGTAAATACCACAATCACAAAGATAGAAGAAAAAATCAGAGAATCGGAAACTATAAACAAAGATAATAAAAAAGAACTTCTCAGGCTTTTGTCCGATTTGAAATCGGAAGTTTCAGCGCTCCGTGAAAACCGCGAAGATGACGCGCGAAGCATTGCTCATTTCGCGGAAATAAGTGCTCACGAAACAACAAGAAAAGAAAAAAATCCCAATCTTATAAAATCTTCACTGGAGGGTTTAACGGCATCTATTGAAGGATTGGAGGTTTCCCACCCCAAATTAACAGAAACAGTCAATTCCATAGCGAGAATCTTGTCGAACATGGGAATTTAA
- a CDS encoding LDCC motif putative metal-binding protein encodes MIKWIKKWLGKLAESNEKNFGGQSPDCCGGTKVHPKPETRPPENKEVQEK; translated from the coding sequence ATGATAAAATGGATTAAAAAATGGCTGGGAAAATTGGCGGAATCTAATGAGAAAAATTTTGGGGGACAATCTCCTGATTGCTGCGGAGGAACAAAGGTCCATCCAAAACCGGAAACGCGGCCCCCTGAAAATAAGGAGGTTCAAGAAAAATAG
- a CDS encoding phasin family protein, with protein sequence MDIVKKLFMAGLGVAALTEEKVSKIVDELVKKGEISEQEGKGAVKSLLSQVEENKKFVEEKIQEQLEQIFKKAKLATQQDIEKLEKRIEKLEAVLKNK encoded by the coding sequence ATGGATATTGTAAAAAAACTTTTTATGGCGGGTTTGGGGGTCGCGGCCCTTACGGAAGAAAAGGTCTCCAAGATTGTTGATGAGCTGGTTAAAAAAGGGGAGATTTCGGAGCAGGAAGGGAAAGGCGCTGTGAAAAGCCTGTTAAGCCAGGTTGAAGAAAATAAAAAATTCGTTGAAGAAAAGATCCAGGAACAACTTGAACAAATTTTTAAAAAAGCTAAACTTGCGACACAGCAGGATATCGAAAAATTAGAAAAAAGAATTGAAAAACTGGAAGCAGTCCTGAAAAACAAATAA
- the hemE gene encoding uroporphyrinogen decarboxylase, whose product MKNDVILKACRMEKTPFTPVWFMRQAGRYMEEYRKIRENYSFIEMCKNPEIACEVTLQPVRKIPLDAAIIFADILLPLEGMGIDFYFGRNEGPVIKNPINTKSDIEKIRIIEPEKDVAYLLKAIKLVKKELDGKIPLIGFSGAPFTLASYMIEGGHSRDYLKTKIMMYNEPVSWHKMMDKLSEIIIIYLSAQIESGVDLIQLFDSWIGCLSENDYEKFVMPYSEKIFKAVKKQNVPAIHFGTGTSHLLELMKKAGGDVLGIDWRINLDEAWQKLGKDTAVQGNLDPSVLFARPSEIKKRVKQILNFADNRPGHIFNLGHGILQGTPVENVILLANTVHEYSKSK is encoded by the coding sequence ATGAAAAACGATGTTATTCTAAAAGCCTGCCGCATGGAAAAAACTCCATTTACACCTGTCTGGTTTATGAGACAGGCGGGAAGATATATGGAAGAATACAGGAAAATACGCGAGAACTATTCTTTTATCGAGATGTGTAAAAATCCGGAAATCGCGTGTGAAGTAACATTACAGCCTGTCCGAAAAATCCCTCTTGACGCGGCGATTATTTTCGCTGATATTCTCCTGCCGCTTGAAGGAATGGGGATTGATTTTTACTTTGGCAGGAATGAAGGCCCTGTGATAAAAAATCCAATCAACACAAAGTCCGACATAGAAAAAATAAGAATAATTGAACCTGAAAAAGACGTGGCTTATCTCTTAAAGGCAATAAAACTGGTCAAAAAAGAACTTGACGGGAAAATACCTCTTATCGGTTTTTCAGGCGCTCCTTTCACACTGGCAAGTTATATGATTGAAGGCGGCCATTCACGCGATTATCTTAAAACAAAAATAATGATGTATAACGAACCCGTATCATGGCATAAAATGATGGACAAACTTTCTGAAATAATAATTATTTATCTCTCAGCCCAGATAGAAAGCGGTGTTGACCTTATCCAGCTTTTTGACAGCTGGATAGGATGCCTGTCGGAAAATGACTATGAAAAATTTGTTATGCCGTATTCAGAAAAAATATTCAAGGCCGTGAAAAAACAGAATGTTCCGGCCATTCATTTCGGCACAGGGACAAGCCACCTGCTGGAGTTGATGAAAAAAGCAGGCGGCGATGTCCTCGGTATCGACTGGAGGATAAACCTGGATGAAGCATGGCAAAAACTGGGTAAGGATACGGCTGTACAAGGGAACCTTGACCCATCCGTGCTTTTCGCGCGGCCATCCGAAATAAAAAAGCGTGTAAAACAAATTTTAAACTTTGCAGATAACCGGCCCGGCCATATATTTAATCTCGGGCACGGAATTTTACAGGGAACACCTGTGGAAAATGTAATCCTTTTAGCAAATACAGTCCATGAATACAGTAAAAGCAAATAA
- a CDS encoding AarF/ABC1/UbiB kinase family protein produces the protein MNLSETYSNLERVRQIVNVLIKHGFGQAVSFLNLDKYLSFGKRIFGLKIEKLPEKEINLTPAERLTLVFEELGPTFIKFGQIMSTRPDLLPQDFIEAFTRLQDRVKPFDYEEVKKIIEDELGQPVEKIFKSFNKKPAAAASISQVHYAVLNTGEEVVVKVQRPGIQKKILTDIRILYMIANYIEKKLGDDRLFEPLLLVEEFDNSIRREMDFIIEASNTEKLHNNFRNDPDICFSNVWWDYTTSRVLTLERLSGFRLDDEEKFKQYKIDKGKLAEKIIYAYLKQFFEDGFFHADPHMGNILISPEGKILILDCGMVGYLHRELKENFSQVFVGIVTRDFEKIVDAYIKLGMMTQPIDYVSFHKDIVAYMERHLDVPIKQFKISDVFMDTLNNAQKYKIRVNVDFLLLMRSLAILENITRKLKPDMNIIETTKPYAFDLLKKKFSFKDLSSGLLKLIFDLTDTSREFPKQIKQILRKVQTGGLRFEITNPMDKKIEAEIDRLGNKISIGIIIAGLAIASAIVLQNTTAPILFGVPFLTLLGYCGVGFITVFLIVSIISYNKG, from the coding sequence GTGAATTTAAGTGAAACTTACAGTAACTTGGAGCGTGTCCGGCAGATAGTAAATGTTTTAATCAAACATGGTTTCGGACAGGCAGTATCTTTTTTAAATTTAGATAAATATCTTTCTTTCGGCAAGAGGATTTTCGGATTAAAAATAGAGAAATTGCCTGAAAAAGAAATTAATCTTACGCCCGCGGAACGGCTTACTTTGGTTTTTGAGGAGTTAGGCCCCACGTTTATTAAATTCGGCCAGATCATGAGTACCCGCCCGGATTTGCTGCCTCAGGATTTTATCGAGGCTTTTACAAGGCTCCAGGACAGGGTGAAGCCGTTTGATTATGAAGAGGTAAAGAAAATAATTGAAGATGAGCTTGGCCAGCCTGTTGAAAAAATTTTTAAAAGTTTTAATAAAAAACCGGCCGCGGCCGCGTCCATTTCCCAGGTGCATTACGCGGTGTTAAACACCGGTGAAGAAGTGGTTGTTAAAGTGCAGCGGCCCGGGATACAGAAGAAGATTTTGACGGATATCCGTATTCTCTATATGATTGCCAATTATATTGAAAAGAAATTAGGGGATGACAGGCTGTTCGAACCGTTATTGCTGGTTGAAGAATTCGATAATTCGATACGGCGGGAAATGGATTTTATCATTGAGGCGAGCAACACGGAAAAATTGCATAACAATTTTAGGAATGACCCCGATATCTGTTTTTCCAATGTGTGGTGGGATTATACCACATCGCGCGTGTTGACGCTTGAAAGACTCTCCGGTTTCAGGCTTGACGATGAAGAAAAATTCAAGCAATATAAAATAGATAAAGGGAAGCTGGCCGAGAAAATAATTTATGCTTACCTTAAACAGTTTTTTGAAGACGGGTTTTTCCATGCGGACCCTCACATGGGAAATATACTTATTTCACCGGAAGGGAAAATCTTAATCCTTGACTGCGGGATGGTCGGGTACCTGCACAGGGAATTAAAAGAAAATTTTTCACAGGTATTTGTCGGGATTGTCACCCGCGATTTTGAAAAAATAGTGGACGCCTATATTAAACTTGGCATGATGACACAGCCGATTGATTATGTTTCTTTCCATAAAGATATCGTCGCGTATATGGAAAGGCACCTGGATGTTCCTATAAAACAATTTAAAATTTCCGATGTCTTCATGGATACCCTTAATAACGCCCAGAAATATAAAATCCGCGTTAATGTCGATTTCCTGCTTTTGATGCGGTCACTTGCGATACTTGAGAATATTACAAGAAAACTAAAGCCGGACATGAATATTATCGAAACGACTAAACCTTACGCGTTTGACCTGTTGAAGAAAAAATTCAGTTTCAAAGATTTAAGCAGCGGGTTATTAAAATTAATTTTTGATCTAACAGATACATCCCGCGAATTTCCAAAGCAAATCAAGCAGATTCTCAGGAAAGTCCAGACAGGGGGCTTAAGATTTGAAATTACAAATCCGATGGACAAAAAAATTGAGGCGGAGATTGACCGGCTTGGAAACAAAATTTCAATCGGTATCATTATCGCCGGCCTTGCCATAGCGTCAGCCATTGTTTTACAAAATACCACTGCCCCTATTTTGTTCGGGGTGCCTTTTTTAACACTGCTTGGCTATTGCGGTGTCGGTTTTATAACAGTTTTCCTGATTGTGTCCATTATCAGTTATAACAAAGGGTAA
- a CDS encoding clan AA aspartic protease, protein MGLVYTNIVLSNPRKTKLKSLEVSAMVDTGAMTLCIPEHLMVQLELEEIEKREVTTADGKSLVVPYVGPVQIKFANRTCFTGALVLGDSVLMGAVPMEDMDLVVHPSRRKVTVNPKSPNIPSAVVK, encoded by the coding sequence ATGGGTTTAGTATATACAAATATAGTTCTTTCAAATCCACGGAAAACAAAATTAAAATCTCTGGAAGTTAGTGCGATGGTTGATACCGGTGCAATGACATTATGCATACCTGAACACTTGATGGTGCAGCTTGAACTAGAAGAAATCGAAAAAAGAGAAGTTACAACAGCAGACGGTAAATCATTAGTAGTTCCCTATGTCGGCCCTGTTCAAATAAAATTCGCAAATCGTACTTGTTTTACAGGGGCATTAGTATTAGGTGATTCTGTACTAATGGGTGCAGTGCCTATGGAAGACATGGATTTAGTTGTGCATCCCTCAAGAAGAAAAGTAACTGTTAATCCTAAAAGTCCAAATATACCCTCTGCTGTGGTAAAATAA
- a CDS encoding tetratricopeptide repeat protein, giving the protein MNFIQLFPNDNRVPEVKLKIAESYRNIGQYDNAIKQYEEIIQKYPEEYSIQEAALGIAPVFYSTKN; this is encoded by the coding sequence ATGAATTTTATTCAATTATTTCCAAATGATAACCGTGTTCCCGAAGTTAAACTCAAAATTGCAGAATCGTATCGTAATATTGGGCAATATGACAATGCAATAAAACAATACGAGGAAATTATACAAAAATATCCTGAAGAATATAGTATCCAGGAAGCTGCTCTTGGTATTGCGCCAGTGTTCTACTCTACAAAGAATTAA
- the greA gene encoding transcription elongation factor GreA, which translates to MTKGKIYLSKEGYEKLRKELKYLQTTRRREISKEIGAARDHGDISENAEYDAAKEAQAFNEKRISELQDKFSRAQILDDSKISNDEVLIGATVKLKDLDSNEELEYTLVSEVEADFTEGRISISSPIGNNLLGLKKNDKVEIKVPAGILRYKVLNISR; encoded by the coding sequence ATGACTAAAGGAAAAATTTATTTAAGCAAGGAAGGTTATGAAAAATTAAGAAAAGAACTTAAATATTTGCAAACTACGCGGCGGCGGGAAATTTCCAAAGAGATTGGCGCGGCAAGGGACCACGGGGATATAAGCGAAAATGCCGAGTATGACGCGGCAAAAGAGGCCCAGGCATTTAACGAAAAAAGGATTTCTGAATTACAGGATAAGTTCAGCCGTGCCCAGATACTTGATGATTCAAAGATTTCCAACGATGAAGTTTTAATAGGCGCGACAGTTAAGCTGAAGGACCTCGACTCAAATGAGGAATTGGAATATACCCTTGTTTCGGAAGTAGAGGCTGATTTTACAGAGGGCAGGATTTCCATATCTTCGCCCATAGGAAACAATCTATTGGGCCTCAAAAAGAATGACAAGGTGGAAATTAAAGTCCCGGCCGGCATATTAAGATATAAGGTTTTAAACATATCGAGGTGA
- a CDS encoding DUF1828 domain-containing protein: MKELIQSYIDWLKQKITYKEINGYYEITTPFVNHINDYIQIYLKKDANDKIIMTDDGETISNLEMEGLDLSSPSRKKELEIILNGFGVMVKGNELMTFATPSTFPVKKHNLIQAVLSVDDLFVLAEPKVEAFFLEDVVNFLMQNSVRFSRNIILQGKSTFQHKFDILIPPSDKAGERILKVVNSPKKQNIMAHLFAFEDTKLARNNEGIMILNDLEKEIPSEVSQAIAEYGIIEFPWTRKEERKLRLVA, translated from the coding sequence ATGAAAGAACTTATTCAGAGTTATATTGACTGGTTAAAACAAAAAATCACCTATAAAGAAATTAATGGTTATTATGAAATTACCACACCATTTGTTAATCATATAAATGATTATATACAGATTTATTTAAAAAAGGACGCGAATGATAAAATAATCATGACGGATGACGGCGAAACTATATCAAATTTAGAAATGGAGGGACTTGATTTAAGTTCTCCTTCTAGGAAGAAAGAGCTGGAAATCATATTAAATGGATTTGGAGTTATGGTAAAAGGCAATGAACTTATGACCTTTGCGACACCCTCGACATTCCCTGTTAAAAAACATAATTTAATACAAGCTGTTTTATCAGTAGATGATTTATTTGTTTTGGCTGAACCGAAAGTGGAGGCTTTCTTTCTTGAGGATGTTGTTAATTTTCTGATGCAGAATTCCGTTCGATTTTCACGAAATATTATATTGCAGGGAAAAAGCACTTTCCAGCATAAATTTGATATTTTAATACCACCTTCGGATAAAGCCGGCGAGAGAATTTTAAAGGTCGTAAATAGCCCTAAAAAACAGAATATTATGGCGCATCTTTTTGCTTTTGAAGATACAAAACTTGCCCGCAATAATGAAGGGATAATGATTCTTAATGACCTTGAAAAAGAAATTCCATCGGAAGTATCCCAGGCTATTGCTGAATACGGTATTATTGAATTCCCTTGGACGAGGAAAGAAGAAAGAAAATTAAGACTAGTTGCTTAA
- the hemH gene encoding ferrochelatase produces the protein MNTVKANKKIAVLLLAFGGPVSSEEVEPFIKNVTGGEIAPDKIQMVLERYKKIGGKSPLLEITQKQADLLQEMLNQNENRFLVFVGMRYWRPFIADTLKTIISNEIEKIIVLPMTPYYSRASTGGYYNDFLKSLSQSDKKADYIFIKNWHDHPLFIKAFTESIIEQKNKFLNKDPEIIFSAHSIPEKFINEGDPYVSQIKETIEAVLKNTGLARWHLAFQSRGLSSMEWIGPEVSYVLEKIKNTNKKDVLLVPIGFISDHIETLYDIDILYKNEASRLGLNFRRVPSLNTNPTFIKSLEGLVRGYLQEDLK, from the coding sequence ATGAATACAGTAAAAGCAAATAAAAAAATCGCGGTATTACTTTTAGCCTTCGGCGGACCGGTTTCTTCTGAAGAAGTCGAACCGTTTATTAAAAATGTGACCGGGGGGGAAATTGCTCCTGATAAAATACAGATGGTTTTAGAACGTTACAAAAAAATCGGCGGGAAGTCCCCTTTGCTGGAAATAACCCAGAAACAGGCGGACTTGCTGCAGGAAATGCTAAACCAAAATGAAAACAGGTTCTTGGTCTTTGTAGGTATGAGATACTGGCGTCCTTTTATCGCCGACACCTTAAAAACAATAATCTCAAATGAGATAGAAAAAATTATCGTCCTCCCGATGACACCTTATTATTCCAGGGCAAGCACCGGCGGTTATTATAATGATTTTCTGAAAAGCCTGTCCCAATCTGATAAAAAGGCAGATTATATTTTTATAAAAAACTGGCATGACCACCCCTTGTTTATAAAAGCCTTCACCGAATCAATTATTGAACAAAAAAATAAATTTTTAAATAAAGACCCTGAAATTATTTTCAGCGCCCATAGTATCCCTGAGAAATTTATTAATGAAGGCGATCCCTATGTATCACAGATAAAAGAAACCATAGAGGCCGTTTTAAAAAACACAGGTCTTGCCAGGTGGCACCTCGCATTTCAAAGCAGGGGCTTAAGTTCTATGGAATGGATTGGGCCCGAAGTGTCTTATGTTTTAGAAAAAATTAAAAACACAAATAAAAAAGATGTCCTGCTTGTTCCTATCGGGTTCATTTCCGACCATATTGAAACATTGTATGATATTGATATTTTATATAAAAACGAAGCTTCAAGACTTGGTTTAAATTTTAGAAGAGTACCTTCTCTGAATACAAATCCGACCTTTATTAAATCGCTGGAAGGATTGGTAAGAGGATACTTGCAGGAGGATTTAAAATAA
- a CDS encoding uracil-DNA glycosylase, with protein sequence MAELSKTGKLQIIEDKLQNCFRCEISKSRNNLVFGTGNPDTRIMFIGEAPGRDEDLQGKPFVGRAGQLLTKIIESIGLKREEVYIANILKCRPPNNRDPEPDEINNCEQFLKQQIEIIQPEIICSLGRISAQALLKTQAPISRLRGQFFIYENIKLIPTFHPAYLLRNPHDKIKVWDDMKKIKEILDNPRPNRTTPETNKEQKPEKEFSKQLNLF encoded by the coding sequence ATGGCTGAATTATCAAAAACCGGTAAATTGCAAATAATAGAGGATAAACTGCAGAATTGTTTCAGATGCGAAATTTCAAAATCCAGGAACAATCTTGTTTTTGGAACGGGAAATCCCGATACCAGGATTATGTTTATAGGTGAAGCCCCCGGGCGCGACGAAGACTTGCAGGGTAAACCGTTTGTCGGGCGCGCGGGACAGCTTTTGACAAAAATAATCGAGTCGATTGGATTAAAAAGGGAAGAAGTATATATCGCCAATATTCTTAAATGCCGTCCCCCTAATAACCGCGACCCCGAACCTGATGAAATAAATAACTGCGAACAATTCTTGAAACAGCAGATAGAAATTATCCAGCCTGAAATTATATGCAGCCTCGGGAGAATTTCCGCACAGGCTTTGCTAAAGACACAAGCACCAATTTCAAGGCTCCGCGGACAATTCTTCATCTATGAAAATATAAAACTAATCCCGACATTCCATCCTGCTTACCTTCTAAGAAATCCCCATGATAAAATAAAGGTGTGGGATGATATGAAAAAAATCAAAGAAATACTTGATAACCCCCGGCCAAACCGGACAACTCCGGAAACAAATAAAGAACAAAAGCCGGAGAAAGAATTCTCAAAACAGCTGAATTTGTTTTAA